Proteins from a genomic interval of Oharaeibacter diazotrophicus:
- a CDS encoding response regulator: MGSSRPNKNIVVIEPDKDTRDLSAVLFEEADLGVVECATWRDGLAALERAGPSVAMVFADVEADGDGRRLAAELNRRWPEVRLVLTGRRGARTDLPPGSRYMPKPWRPLEVLIAAETAAGLRA, translated from the coding sequence ATGGGAAGCAGCCGCCCGAACAAGAACATTGTCGTGATCGAGCCCGACAAGGACACCCGCGACCTCTCCGCCGTGCTGTTCGAGGAGGCCGATCTCGGCGTCGTCGAGTGCGCGACGTGGCGCGACGGCCTCGCTGCGCTCGAGCGCGCCGGCCCCTCGGTCGCCATGGTGTTCGCCGACGTCGAAGCCGACGGCGACGGCCGCCGGCTCGCCGCCGAGCTGAACCGGCGCTGGCCGGAGGTGCGGCTGGTGCTGACCGGCCGCCGCGGCGCCCGCACCGACCTGCCGCCCGGCTCGCGCTACATGCCGAAGCCGTGGCGCCCGCTCGAGGTGCTGATCGCCGCCGAGACCGCCGCCGGCCTGCGCGCCTGA
- a CDS encoding glutathione S-transferase family protein, whose protein sequence is MGMLVDGVWTDRWYDTAASGGRFVRSTSVFRRWTTRGNAVAPDGRPGVPAERGRYLLIVSHACPWAHRTLILRALKGLEDHIPLAVVHWRMLEEGWTFEPGPGVVPPPIPGVTRLHEVYTRADPTYTGRVTVPVLYDLSDGTIVNNESSEIIRMLNGAFDDLGALPGDYSPEHLRAEIDAVNARVYDSVNNGVYKAGFATTQAAYEEAVRPLFETLDWLEARLSTRRWLVGDRFTEADVRLFTTLIRFDAVYVGHFKCNLRRIADYPALSGYVREIYQHPAIRPIVHFDHIKGHYYESHRTINPTAIVPLGPVLDLDAPHGRDGLPGLRL, encoded by the coding sequence ATGGGTATGTTGGTCGACGGGGTCTGGACGGACCGCTGGTACGACACCGCCGCAAGCGGCGGCCGTTTCGTGCGCTCCACCTCGGTCTTCCGCCGCTGGACGACGAGGGGGAACGCTGTCGCACCGGACGGCAGACCCGGCGTTCCGGCCGAACGCGGCCGGTACCTTCTGATCGTTTCCCACGCCTGTCCGTGGGCCCATCGTACGCTGATCCTGCGCGCCCTCAAGGGCCTCGAGGATCACATTCCGCTCGCCGTGGTGCACTGGCGCATGCTGGAGGAAGGCTGGACCTTCGAGCCCGGCCCCGGCGTGGTGCCGCCGCCGATCCCGGGCGTGACCCGGCTCCACGAGGTCTACACCCGGGCCGATCCGACCTACACCGGCCGCGTCACCGTGCCGGTGCTCTACGACCTCTCGGACGGGACCATCGTCAACAACGAGTCCTCCGAGATCATCCGGATGCTGAACGGCGCCTTCGACGACCTCGGCGCCCTCCCGGGCGACTACTCGCCGGAGCACCTGCGTGCCGAGATCGACGCGGTCAACGCGCGCGTCTACGACAGCGTCAACAACGGCGTCTACAAGGCCGGCTTCGCCACCACCCAGGCCGCCTACGAGGAGGCGGTCCGCCCGCTGTTCGAGACGCTCGACTGGCTGGAGGCGCGGCTCTCGACCCGGCGCTGGCTCGTCGGCGACCGCTTCACCGAAGCGGACGTTCGCCTGTTCACGACACTGATCCGCTTCGACGCGGTCTACGTCGGCCACTTCAAGTGCAACCTCCGTCGCATCGCCGACTATCCGGCCCTCTCCGGCTACGTGCGGGAGATCTACCAGCACCCGGCGATCCGCCCGATCGTGCACTTCGACCATATCAAGGGCCACTATTACGAGAGCCACCGCACCATCAACCCGACCGCCATCGTCCCGCTCGGCCCGGTGCTCGACCTCGACGCGCCGCACGGCCGCGACGGCCTGCCGGGGCTCCGCCTGTGA